Proteins encoded by one window of Dokdonella sp.:
- the rocF gene encoding arginase, translating into MQRFPPVSLVGAPTDIGAGHRGASMGPEALRVAGLEAALRQRGLDVVDRGNLGGPLNPWTPPQAGYRHLVEVEIWNRQVMQAVRRELDDARLPILLGGDHCLAIGSITAVAQHCREHGKRLLVLWLDAHADFNTSAITPSGNIHGMPVACLCGLGPRELTELGGSAPAMLPSNIRQIGIRSVDADEKRLVRDHGLDIYDMRYIDEIGMKRVMEEALADIDDNTHVHVSFDVDFLDPGIAPGVGTTIPGGPNYREAQLCMEMIADRGRLGSLDIMELNPAFDDHNRTAILAVDLVESLFGKSTLMRD; encoded by the coding sequence ATGCAGCGTTTTCCACCCGTTTCCCTGGTCGGCGCACCGACCGATATCGGTGCCGGCCATCGCGGCGCGTCGATGGGGCCCGAGGCGCTGCGCGTTGCCGGGCTCGAAGCGGCCTTGCGCCAGCGCGGACTCGATGTCGTGGATCGCGGCAACCTCGGCGGGCCTTTGAATCCGTGGACGCCACCGCAGGCCGGCTATCGCCATCTGGTCGAGGTCGAGATCTGGAACCGCCAGGTCATGCAGGCAGTGCGGCGCGAGCTCGATGACGCGCGCCTGCCGATCCTGCTTGGTGGCGACCATTGCCTGGCGATCGGTTCGATCACCGCGGTTGCCCAGCATTGCCGCGAACACGGCAAGCGCCTGCTCGTGCTCTGGCTCGATGCACATGCGGATTTCAACACCAGCGCGATAACGCCCTCGGGCAACATCCACGGCATGCCGGTCGCCTGCCTGTGCGGGCTCGGTCCGCGCGAGCTGACCGAACTCGGCGGCAGCGCGCCGGCGATGCTGCCTTCCAATATCCGCCAGATCGGCATCCGCTCGGTCGACGCCGACGAGAAGCGCCTCGTGCGCGATCACGGCCTCGACATCTACGACATGCGCTACATCGACGAGATCGGCATGAAGCGCGTGATGGAGGAAGCCCTCGCCGACATTGACGACAACACCCACGTGCATGTGAGTTTCGACGTCGACTTCCTCGATCCCGGCATCGCGCCGGGCGTCGGCACGACGATTCCCGGCGGCCCGAACTATCGCGAGGCCCAGCTCTGCATGGAGATGATCGCCGACCGTGGCCGCCTCGGCTCGCTCGACATCATGGAACTCAACCCGGCCTTCGACGACCACAACCGCACCGCGATCCTCGCCGTCGACCTCGTCGAGAGCCTGTTCGGCAAGAGCACCCTGATGCGGGACTGA
- a CDS encoding M12 family metallo-peptidase: MKRVFATLLLTLFALEALAAPGTVTLGASDIARLTRAPIGTSVELAEFPVGPGLLAAVRFERVDIYAPGARIIEMSASGERELPRSKHVQLIGASLDGSARIALSIDPATGALYDSLGSSTASGGFVLRSTKAGGGYAFEAIDTKAALPPGVVLDYADNVDHVSAPDAEVSFLDHLGAPPTTAASTPARLAVLAIDTDTEFLEKRFSNNTAQAVDWIATLLVQINLIYRNDLDVLLLQGTTLLRVGTDPFSNTDTPASQAQLIEFGNWWSANQGAVPRSFATLLSGKSSSGNSASGIAWVNRYCATSGNGGSYSVNQVFWNPDIGAASNTFLVAHELGHNFGASHTHCSNATTGAYPTATNTIDQCYAGESGQGCYGGATSCPSSGPGAPKGTLMSYCHISPSGCMSNVLQFHPTHVTQVRARITANTPSCLVSEVIFANGFQ, encoded by the coding sequence ATGAAAAGGGTCTTCGCCACATTGCTGCTTACCTTGTTTGCACTGGAGGCGCTTGCCGCGCCCGGCACGGTCACCCTCGGCGCCAGCGACATCGCGCGCCTGACGCGCGCACCGATCGGTACCAGCGTGGAACTCGCCGAGTTCCCGGTCGGGCCCGGCCTGCTCGCAGCGGTGCGCTTTGAGCGCGTCGACATCTATGCACCTGGCGCACGCATCATCGAGATGAGCGCCTCCGGCGAACGCGAACTGCCACGCAGCAAGCACGTCCAACTGATCGGCGCCAGCCTCGACGGCAGCGCACGCATCGCGCTCAGCATCGATCCGGCGACCGGCGCGCTGTACGACAGCCTCGGCAGCAGCACGGCAAGCGGTGGTTTCGTACTGCGCTCGACGAAGGCCGGCGGCGGCTACGCCTTCGAGGCGATCGATACCAAGGCCGCATTGCCGCCCGGTGTCGTCCTCGACTACGCCGACAACGTCGATCATGTCTCGGCGCCCGATGCCGAAGTCTCGTTCCTCGACCACCTCGGCGCGCCGCCGACCACGGCCGCCAGCACGCCGGCCAGGCTTGCGGTGCTGGCCATCGATACCGACACCGAGTTTCTGGAAAAGCGCTTTTCCAACAACACCGCGCAGGCGGTCGACTGGATCGCGACGCTGCTCGTGCAGATCAACCTGATCTACCGCAACGACCTCGATGTCCTGCTCCTGCAGGGCACGACCCTGTTGCGCGTCGGCACCGATCCGTTTTCGAACACGGACACGCCGGCGAGCCAGGCCCAGCTGATCGAGTTCGGCAACTGGTGGTCGGCCAACCAGGGGGCGGTGCCGCGCTCGTTCGCCACCCTGCTCTCGGGCAAGTCCTCGAGCGGCAATTCGGCCTCGGGCATCGCCTGGGTAAACCGCTATTGCGCAACCTCCGGGAACGGCGGCAGCTACAGCGTCAACCAGGTGTTCTGGAATCCGGACATCGGAGCGGCCTCGAATACTTTCCTCGTCGCCCACGAACTGGGCCACAACTTCGGCGCCTCGCACACGCATTGCTCGAACGCTACGACAGGGGCCTATCCGACCGCGACGAACACGATCGACCAGTGCTATGCCGGCGAATCGGGCCAGGGCTGCTACGGCGGCGCCACCAGTTGCCCAAGCTCCGGCCCCGGCGCGCCGAAAGGCACGCTGATGAGCTATTGCCACATCTCGCCGTCAGGCTGCATGTCGAACGTGTTGCAGTTCCATCCGACCCATGTGACCCAGGTACGCGCGCGCATCACGGCGAACACGCCGAGCTGCCTCGTGTCCGAGGTGATCTTCGCCAACGGGTTCCAATAG